The Thalassotalea psychrophila genome window below encodes:
- the folP gene encoding dihydropteroate synthase, with product MKFANQQLDLTVPQVMGILNVTPDSFSDGGNFNNIEHAIKQVHLMIEDGATIIDVGGESTRPGAADVELQEELDRVIPVIEAITQRFDTVVSIDTSKAQVMLAAINSGAGLINDVRALQNDGCVDVVASCDLPVCLMHMQGMPRTMQAEPQYTDVVKDVIKFFEQRIQVCEQAGIQKNRIILDPGYGFGKTLEQNYQLLANQSKLLQLGLPVLAGLSRKSMIGNLLNNSVDERLAGSLSAAVLATLNGAKIIRVHDVKETVDAIKVFNAMVAQTNN from the coding sequence ATGAAATTTGCTAACCAGCAACTCGACTTAACTGTTCCACAAGTAATGGGGATTTTAAACGTAACCCCAGACTCTTTTTCGGACGGTGGCAACTTTAATAATATCGAACATGCGATTAAACAAGTGCATTTGATGATCGAAGATGGCGCAACCATAATTGATGTTGGCGGTGAATCAACTCGACCTGGCGCTGCTGATGTTGAATTGCAAGAAGAGTTAGATAGAGTCATTCCAGTCATTGAGGCAATAACTCAGCGCTTTGACACAGTTGTGTCAATAGATACTAGCAAAGCACAGGTGATGCTGGCTGCGATTAATAGTGGTGCTGGTTTGATCAATGACGTACGTGCACTACAAAATGACGGCTGTGTTGATGTTGTTGCTAGTTGTGATTTACCTGTTTGTTTAATGCATATGCAAGGCATGCCTAGAACCATGCAAGCTGAGCCGCAATACACAGATGTAGTAAAAGATGTTATTAAGTTTTTCGAACAACGCATACAAGTATGTGAACAAGCTGGTATTCAAAAAAATAGAATCATATTAGATCCAGGTTATGGCTTTGGTAAAACTTTAGAACAGAATTATCAATTATTGGCTAATCAAAGTAAGCTTTTGCAACTAGGTTTACCAGTTCTTGCCGGATTATCAAGAAAGTCAATGATTGGCAATTTACTTAATAACTCTGTAGATGAACGCTTAGCTGGTAGTTTATCTGCGGCAGTGCTTGCCACACTAAATGGTGCTAAAATAATACGAGTTCATGATGTAAAAGAAACTGTTGATGCCATTAAAGTTTTTAATGCAATGGTTGCTCAAACAAATAATTAA
- the ftsH gene encoding ATP-dependent zinc metalloprotease FtsH — MSDMVKNLILWLVIAIVLMSVFQSFTPGTAVDGKLDYTKFINEIHNGQVAEVRIETDGVINGTKRNGQTFTTLIPTQYDKDLLSDLISNNVKVEGVPQEEPSLLASIFVNWFPMLLLIGIWIFFMRQMQGGGGKGAMSFGKSKARLLSDDQIKTTFADVAGCDEAKEEVAELVDYLRDPSKFQKLGGRIPSGILMVGQPGTGKTLLAKAIAGEAKVPFFAISGSDFVEMFVGVGASRVRDMFEQAKKSSPCIIFIDEIDAVGRQRGAGLGGGHDEREQTLNQMLVEMDGFEGNEGVIVIAATNRPDVLDPALLRPGRFDRQVTVGLPDIRGREQILKVHMRKVPLGDDVDAAVIARGTPGFSGADLANLVNEAALFAARTSRRTVSMVEFDKAKDKIMMGAERRSMVMSEEEKEMTAYHEAGHAIVGRLVPEHDPVYKVSIIPRGRALGVTMYLPEKDRVSHSKLHLESMISSLYGGRVAEEVIYGADRVSTGASNDIERATEIARKMVTQWGLSEKMGPMLYADEEGEVFLGRSAAKQKHMSDDTAKEIDEEVRTFIERNYKRAEDILKNNMDILHAMKDALMTYETIDAWQIDDLMARTTVRAPKGYGDEKPTGTPPSSTPSTPDVNKPADEATN, encoded by the coding sequence TTGAGCGATATGGTAAAGAATCTTATTTTATGGTTAGTAATAGCCATTGTTTTAATGTCAGTATTTCAAAGTTTCACTCCAGGCACTGCCGTGGATGGAAAACTCGATTACACTAAATTTATTAACGAAATCCACAATGGACAAGTTGCTGAAGTTAGAATTGAAACTGACGGCGTTATTAATGGTACCAAACGTAATGGTCAAACATTTACTACATTAATTCCAACGCAATACGATAAAGATCTATTAAGCGATTTAATTTCGAACAACGTTAAAGTTGAAGGTGTACCACAAGAAGAGCCAAGCTTATTAGCTAGCATCTTTGTTAACTGGTTCCCAATGCTACTGCTTATTGGTATTTGGATTTTCTTCATGCGCCAAATGCAAGGCGGTGGTGGTAAAGGTGCAATGAGCTTTGGTAAATCTAAAGCCCGTCTTTTATCTGATGATCAAATTAAAACAACGTTTGCTGATGTTGCTGGTTGTGACGAAGCGAAAGAAGAAGTTGCCGAATTAGTTGATTATTTACGTGACCCGTCAAAATTCCAGAAACTTGGTGGTCGTATCCCATCAGGTATATTAATGGTTGGCCAACCAGGTACAGGTAAAACCTTACTTGCTAAAGCTATTGCTGGTGAAGCGAAAGTTCCTTTCTTCGCAATTTCAGGCTCTGACTTTGTTGAAATGTTTGTTGGTGTTGGTGCATCACGTGTACGTGACATGTTTGAACAAGCGAAAAAATCATCTCCATGTATTATCTTTATCGATGAAATTGATGCCGTAGGTCGCCAACGTGGTGCAGGTTTAGGTGGTGGTCATGATGAACGTGAGCAAACTCTTAACCAAATGCTAGTTGAAATGGATGGTTTTGAAGGTAATGAAGGCGTTATTGTTATTGCTGCAACTAACCGTCCAGACGTGTTAGACCCAGCATTACTTCGTCCAGGTCGTTTTGACCGTCAAGTAACTGTTGGCTTACCTGATATTCGTGGTCGTGAACAAATTCTTAAAGTTCATATGCGTAAAGTACCTTTAGGCGATGATGTTGATGCTGCTGTAATTGCTCGTGGTACTCCAGGTTTCTCTGGTGCTGATTTAGCAAACCTTGTAAACGAAGCAGCATTATTTGCAGCTCGTACAAGTCGTCGCACTGTATCTATGGTTGAATTTGATAAAGCCAAAGATAAAATCATGATGGGCGCTGAACGTCGCTCTATGGTAATGAGCGAAGAAGAAAAAGAAATGACAGCTTATCATGAAGCAGGACACGCCATTGTTGGTCGATTAGTTCCTGAGCATGATCCAGTATACAAAGTAAGTATCATTCCTCGTGGCCGTGCTTTAGGTGTAACAATGTACTTGCCTGAAAAAGATCGCGTTAGCCATTCTAAATTGCATTTAGAAAGCATGATCTCATCACTTTACGGTGGTCGTGTTGCAGAAGAAGTAATTTACGGTGCTGATAGAGTATCAACGGGTGCTTCAAATGATATTGAACGTGCTACTGAAATCGCTCGTAAAATGGTAACTCAATGGGGCTTGTCTGAAAAAATGGGTCCTATGCTTTACGCTGACGAAGAAGGTGAAGTGTTCTTAGGCCGAAGTGCTGCTAAACAGAAGCATATGTCTGACGATACTGCCAAAGAAATTGATGAAGAAGTTCGTACTTTCATTGAGCGCAACTATAAACGTGCAGAAGATATCTTGAAAAACAATATGGATATCTTACACGCAATGAAAGATGCGTTAATGACTTATGAAACAATTGACGCATGGCAAATTGATGATCTGATGGCTCGAACGACAGTTCGTGCACCAAAAGGTTACGGTGATGAAAAGCCTACTGGCACGCCACCAAGTTCAACACCATCTACTCCAGATGTGAACAAGCCAGCAGATGAAGCGACAAATTAA
- the rlmE gene encoding 23S rRNA (uridine(2552)-2'-O)-methyltransferase RlmE, protein MSKANKSRTVSSQRWMKEHFDDEYVKKAQKLGLRSRAVFKIEEINNKDKLIKKSMNVVDLGAAPGGWSEYAVKVVGDNGQVIACDILPMESLPGVAFLQGDFREEAVLDTLLAKIDGRNVDVVMSDMAQNFSGNESTDQPKNMYLVELALDMCHQVLKKNGSFVVKVFQGAGFEQYMKDVRACFNVVKTRKPESSRARSREVYIVATGYKL, encoded by the coding sequence ATGAGTAAAGCAAATAAATCAAGAACAGTAAGCTCTCAACGCTGGATGAAAGAGCATTTTGACGACGAGTATGTAAAGAAAGCTCAAAAGCTAGGTTTACGCTCGCGCGCAGTATTTAAAATTGAAGAAATTAATAACAAAGACAAGCTGATTAAAAAAAGCATGAATGTTGTAGATTTAGGTGCTGCTCCTGGCGGCTGGTCTGAATATGCGGTAAAAGTAGTTGGCGACAATGGCCAAGTGATTGCTTGTGATATTTTGCCAATGGAATCATTGCCTGGCGTGGCCTTTTTACAAGGCGATTTTCGTGAAGAAGCCGTATTAGATACTTTACTTGCTAAAATTGATGGCCGAAACGTCGATGTTGTAATGTCGGATATGGCGCAAAATTTTAGTGGTAATGAGTCTACTGACCAACCTAAAAATATGTATTTAGTTGAATTGGCATTAGACATGTGTCATCAAGTTTTAAAGAAAAATGGCAGCTTTGTTGTTAAAGTTTTTCAAGGGGCAGGGTTCGAACAATACATGAAAGATGTTCGTGCTTGCTTTAATGTAGTAAAAACCCGTAAACCAGAATCTTCTCGAGCACGTTCAAGAGAAGTGTATATTGTAGCTACTGGTTACAAACTGTAG
- the yhbY gene encoding ribosome assembly RNA-binding protein YhbY → MNLSNKQIQHLKGLAHSIKPVVLIGNNGLTEAVVAEIDYALGHHELIKVKINTSDREVKQLIIDAIIRETNSIKVQAIGKTLAIYRQSDAKKIVIPKI, encoded by the coding sequence ATGAATCTATCAAACAAACAAATTCAACACCTTAAAGGTCTTGCTCACTCTATAAAACCAGTGGTGTTAATAGGAAATAATGGCCTTACAGAAGCTGTAGTTGCAGAGATCGACTACGCCTTAGGTCACCACGAGCTTATCAAAGTGAAAATAAACACTTCTGATCGTGAAGTTAAACAATTAATCATTGACGCTATTATTAGAGAAACTAACTCAATTAAAGTTCAAGCCATTGGTAAAACACTGGCTATTTACCGTCAATCAGATGCAAAGAAAATTGTAATACCGAAAATATAG
- the greA gene encoding transcription elongation factor GreA: protein MSMYPMTVQGADALREELVYLKQTKRPEIVASIAEAREHGDLKENAEYHAAREEQGFCEGRIQDIEGKLGNAQIIDVTKIPNTHKVIFGVTVTLLNIDTDAEVTYQIVGDDEADIKNNRISVNSPIARGLIGKTVDSEVEVKTPGGVVEYEIISVEHK from the coding sequence ATGTCTATGTATCCGATGACAGTTCAAGGAGCAGATGCCCTTAGAGAAGAACTGGTTTACTTAAAGCAAACTAAACGTCCTGAAATTGTTGCTTCTATTGCTGAAGCTCGTGAGCATGGCGATTTAAAAGAAAACGCTGAATATCACGCCGCTCGTGAAGAACAGGGTTTTTGTGAAGGTCGCATTCAAGATATCGAAGGTAAACTTGGTAATGCTCAAATTATTGACGTAACCAAAATACCAAACACCCATAAAGTGATTTTTGGTGTGACGGTAACCTTACTTAACATTGATACTGATGCGGAAGTGACTTACCAAATTGTTGGTGATGACGAAGCGGACATTAAGAATAATCGTATTAGTGTTAACTCACCAATTGCCAGAGGTCTTATCGGTAAAACGGTTGACTCAGAAGTTGAAGTAAAAACTCCTGGTGGCGTTGTTGAATACGAGATTATCTCGGTTGAACATAAGTAG